A window from Culex pipiens pallens isolate TS chromosome 3, TS_CPP_V2, whole genome shotgun sequence encodes these proteins:
- the LOC120421648 gene encoding cuticle protein 19-like → MFKIIALVACLAVAVLAYEDYNSHPSYKYEYGVKDSHTHDHKSQWESRDGDHVKGQYTVDEADGTHRVVDYSSDHKTGFQPHVQRPSHAHHPHGESYSNIKQHY, encoded by the exons ATGTTCAAG ATCATCGCCCTGGTTGCCTGTCTGGCCGTCGCCGTCCTGGCCTACGAGGACTACAACAGCCATCCTAGCTACAAGTACGAGTACGGAGTCAAGGACTCGCACACCCATGACCACAAGAGCCAGTGGGAGTCCCGGGATGGAGACCATGTTAAGGGACAGTACACCGTGGATGAGGCCGATGGAACCCACCGCGTGGTGGACTACAGCTCGGACCACAAGACCGGATTCCAGCCCCATGTGCAGCGA cctagtcatGCCCATCATCCCCATGGCGAGAGCTACTCCAACATTAAGCAGCATTACTAA